The following proteins come from a genomic window of Coffea arabica cultivar ET-39 chromosome 11c, Coffea Arabica ET-39 HiFi, whole genome shotgun sequence:
- the LOC113716657 gene encoding uncharacterized protein, with protein sequence MEFPTKLVKKADRTPTNAVNFLLMELGDWWNLSESQDEDEKEAHKQIHILKVELRLLKTFLIYVGSWNDLHKDVGLLLQSLVQDLEAAFMEAITDFRSPPANEIQRSVEYLYPVISKWQQKFKLFGPLIKAAYDHVSSKHELCSSQCQSPLVSYSPLSNYVLWNEFSGSLLDNLVDLSREDTFHVHIKPHIQVMAKMIRNLRVFMAIEQWNANQQEYRHRLAHFGAILVQTAYISYVCWIDGLDENLKNEMIPKLVDLLKKLKPNASQVTRICFKLLEDHKYNCREFVRFLIPQKNQLLTLQKGLEYLIMLVIQPPSFYKDNDVKLLSMDIIEMVSELGSFSYLFHAKETVADLAKDAYPLLFRLLEKMELLNAELFLIELLQPGIMEESLVKKRINSFHDGLNFLQIFLGDDGTKIPQPIWTNIGSLARDAGNVYLEFLRKSVTKDKPTLELLKSLERIKLFKMEILLHELLNSRPNMMVDVYNQTQTLYKGLTVLRTFLMGPLEEDGKLILAHVELVVRDVISVFCSVDANKVTEDMATNLVLLLPELVEKIEPVNAGIKKIYL encoded by the coding sequence ATGGAATTTCCAACTAAGCTTGTTAAGAAAGCTGATCGCACTCCAACTAATGCTGTGAATTTTCTCCTGATGGAACTGGGTGACTGGTGGAACTTGTCAGAAagtcaagatgaagatgaaaaagAAGCACACAAACAAATTCATATTCTCAAAGTAGAATTAAGATTGTTGAAAACGTTTCTGATATACGTTGGAAGTTGGAATGATCTTCATAAAGATGTTGGTCTGTTGCTGCAGTCTCTAGTCCAGGATCTTGAAGCTGCATTCATGGAGGCAATTACAGATTTTAGATCTCCTCCTGCGAATGAAATTCAAAGAAGTGTCGAGTACTTGTATCCTGTAATTTCTAAGTGGCAACAAAAGTTCAAGCTTTTCGGGCCACTGATTAAAGCAGCTTATGATCATGTTTCATCCAAGCACGAGCTCTGTTCATCTCAATGCCAGTCTCCTTTGGTTTCTTACTCTCCCCTGAGTAATTATGTTCTCTGGAATGAATTCTCTGGCTCTCTACTGGATAATCTGGTAGATCTGTCTAGAGAGGACACATTTCATGTGCATATCAAGCCGCACATCCAAGTCATGGCCAAGATGATAAGAAACCTAAGGGTCTTTATGGCGATAGAGCAGTGGAATGCTAACCAACAAGAATATAGACACCGCTTGGCTCATTTTGGAGCAATACTTGTCCAAACAGCATATATTTCTTATGTGTGCTGGATTGATGGCTTGGATGAAAACTTGAAAAATGAGATGATTCCTAAGCTTGTTGACCTACTGAAAAAGCTAAAGCCTAATGCTTCTCAAGTTACAAGGATATGCTTCAAGTTACTGGAGGATCACAAATACAATTGTAGAGAGTTTGTCCGATTTCTCATTCCTCAGAAGAATCAGCTTCTGACTCTTCAAAAAGGGCTCGAATACCTAATAATGTTGGTCATCCAGCCACCATCTTTTTATAAAGACAATGATGTAAAGCTGCTTTCAATGGATATTATAGAAATGGTTAGCGAGCTTGGATCTTTCAGTTACTTATTTCATGCAAAGGAAACAGTAGCAGATCTCGCTAAGGATGCTTATCCTCTACTTTTTAGGTTGCTCGAAAAGATGGAGCTTCTCAATGCAGAGCTGTTCCTCATCGAGTTGCTACAGCCCGGAATAATGGAGGAGTCTTTAGTGAAGAAACGAATTAATTCTTTCCATGATGGACTGAATTTTTTGCAGATTTTTCTAGGAGATGATGGCACGAAAATTCCTCAGCCCATATGGACAAATATTGGATCTCTAGCTAGGGATGCTGGTAATGTATATCTCGAATTTCTGCGCAAGTCAGTAACCAAAGACAAGCCCACCCTTGAGCTTCTCAAGTCGCTTGAGAGGATTAAACTTTTCAAGATGGAGATACTTTTGCACGAGCTTCTAAACAGTCGTCCAAATATGATGGTCGATGTGTACAATCAAACACAAACCCTTTACAAGGGGCTGACAGTCCTCAGAACTTTTCTTATGGGTCCACTGGAGGAGGATGGTAAATTGATCTTGGCACATGTTGAATTAGTGGTAAGGGACGTAATATCAGTTTTTTGCTCAGTTGATGCCAATAAAGTCACAGAAGACATGGCAACGAATCTTGTTCTTTTGCTTCCAGAGTTGGTAGAAAAGATTGAGCCTGTCAATGCAGGGATAAAAAAGATTTATCTATGA